The Cyclopterus lumpus isolate fCycLum1 chromosome 1, fCycLum1.pri, whole genome shotgun sequence sequence TCTGCCGTGTTTGACATGATCACTGGTGGACTGCACTCCAACTGGCTACGAAAAAGTGAATCGCTTGGTCAAAGCGACGTCAAAGAGGCAGGgtttagctcctcccccttttaaatgtcattgGCTGAAAGTGACAGGCAGAGAATGCGATTGGCTCTCACGCCTGCCAGTCAAAGTTCAACAGGCAGAACTTCCGCGTTTGCCACATTGCAACGGCGACTACTGAAACATGTAAAGACAGGGATTTAATAACTCATGAAGTCAGATTCCGATCATAAATGACATTAGGGTGAGTGCAGCTGAAGGAATTACGAAGGCTACATTTCTAATCCGAACTATTGTCAGTAGTATTCTCACACATTATTAATTTTACGTGAATAATGTGTCTTTTGTCAGTAGTATTCTCTCAAAGTATTAATTGAACATGAATAATGTGTCTTTTGTCAGTAGTATTCTCTCACAGTATTAATTTAACATGAATAGTGTGTCTTTTGACAGTAGTATTCTCTCACAGTATTCATTTAACATGAATAATGTGTCTTTTGTCAGTAGTATTCTCTCACAGTATTCATGTGTCTTTTGTCAGTAGTATTCTCTCACAGTATTCATTTAACATGAATAATGTGTCTTTTGTCAGTAGTATTCTCTCACAGTATTAATTTAACATGAATAATGTGTCTTTTCTCTTTGATGAGGCGTCAATGGGAGTCGAGTCACAGATCCTCAGTGATTTCAAGACTCTGGAAGCTGCTTACAAGAAACACAGTTTCTACAATAATGTCTATgacaacaacagacacacaattaTCAATAGAAGCatgtttctttatatttatgACAGTTTAACACAAATTGAATCCACAGTGTTATCACATTGGCATCAGTTGAGTGCACAGGTGCATTCTCCATCATGTGAGaaacattttacacatgttCTAAAAGACAGACAGTATTGACTTATTATTCATCACATGTTCCTATATGAGTTATTGGAGAGGGGACTGCCcagtaatgttttatttaacaatattatGCGTTCAATTATTTATTGAACATTTTTCTGGAACTAAATCAATTTGGTGTTTATTACAAGGAAAATAATGACAACAGGTCTGAAACTGTTAATTTAGTCTGTTTAGTTTGTTGTGCCGAGTTGAAAAGCTGTTCTCCACAGGAACTTCTTTCTAAGAACAGCTCAATTAACATTGCTCTGttttaacaataataaagtgCCAAATTACATAATGTTATCTTTTTACCACAAACCTTCTTTGGGGATTTACTAACCCATAAAGTGTTGGTTGCTACCCTAAAAGCCAGGGAAACTCTGACCACCCTGTATTCAATCCATCAATTGACAAACACGTTACACCAtattaacaaaatataaattCTTAACTGCATACATATAGATATTAAAAATTCACTAGGTATTTTTCACATTCACCTTGTCTAATAGATGTCTACATTTCTAAACTCCAATAAAAGGGAGGCGATGGACACAAGACAGGCCAAAGACGCTCTATCCCTGAGCAAAACTGAAGGAAAACTTTATTGCTGGCATCCTTCTGTCAGTGTTGTGCATTGAATCGGTCCTTTCCAGTCTTGATCCTGTGGCCACGTCACAGTTCCTTCTTCAGTtcatactgacacacacaagaCTCTCTCTGGCTGTCCAGGTACGGCTTACATCCCATGTGCATAACGGCGTCAAACAGTAGAGTCACTGCTGACTCACAAGCTGCCAAGGACAGAAAACAACCAGAGTGAGCTGATACACAAAAGGGGAACTGGTTTAATAGCAGGTAGCTGCTAACAGCTCACTGTAGGGGAGTCAGACACATTTAGTGTCTATTTAAATACAGCATACATTACTGATTAAATACAGATTTTATtgtaaagaaaatatataaaaatgccGCACAGTAATATCCTATTCACACTCAATGTGCTTAAAAATTAACTGTCTTACCCTCTGCTGgacattttgtgttttacaaTTGTAAATCACTTATTCACTTAACTAGGACCAGCTCTGTAGCTTCCCTTATTATCCTCAAACTCTAGAAGAAATTAATTGGCTGATTTGATGAGCTCATGTCACGAATGTCTACTACTAAAGCATAGTTTCTTCTCAACATTTTGTGCAAAAGGTTTTTCTGTAGTACACCACTTTAGGTAAATTACTTTCTCAGGTGCACGTGTCCTACATCAGATTATATTGTATACCAATTGTAAATATACTGCATCTAAATCTTGTTTTAAAACGGGCCCTGCTGACTGAGTGCCAACACTACACTTACTCGTACAAACCCCACAAGAAGGTTACGGTATacacaaagaggagaaaatacGGGCTTCTCTCACAGTAGGCAGTTTGACTTAGTAAAGTAGGACAATCACAGCTATTAATcataacacaaacagacagcatTATTGTATTacttacacctgtgcttttcctacggCCACACGTTAATACTCACTATTGAATCGGCAACATAATTACTAAAAAATAAACTAAGTGAACTTTACACAAAATCTCACACAAAAAAGAGTGCACTGGCGCAGCCTCTTACCTTGGACACTCTGGGCCAATCCCAGAGTTCTTTGCACATTCCTGCAGATGGTCTCAAGACAGTCCTGGAACTGCTCATCGCAGTCGTGCTTCTCGCGGCCGCAGGTGTCATAGCAGCGGTCGTGCTGGTTACAACATTTGGTCATGGATGGGATTCCAATgtcaaactgcaaaaaaaacacatttgtctctttataatgtattttagaGTCGCTATTGCCAGTAGGAGACATGCATTTCCCTCAATTCAAAAGATGCGATCATGGTTCAGTGACCTGACAAATAAAGTATCGGCACAATTCCAACTAATACTataaattaaacataactcCATCATTGCTCAAATATGTGAAACGTTATTTGTTTACCATTTAGTATCTTTAAGTCTGACTGATACTAGATGTTTGAGCACaataacaaatcaataaaaaactATTGGctgatatatactgtatatatattatttttttgttaatgtaGCCCACAACACTATAGGACATTTTTGACAATAACCCCTAAATTGTTATTAAagagtttcttttttatttctgacaTCGGTCTGATTTGTTTGCGATATAAAAACATTGACACAATTATAAAGCTACAACATACAAGAATAATGCAGTTTGGGTTGCCGTTTCCATCAGGAATAACCTGGTAACCAAGTTTGCTTGTCCAAAACCTGCAAGAAACCTCCCAAACTCTGTCAGACTACCTGAAATCCAAACAGGGGAGAGCCACATCCGTTGGGTGGTGGGTTCTTGTATCCGGGACGAGGTGCCGGCTTGTAACCTGTGAGAGGAGCAAAGGTGAAGATGTCTCTCGTTCTGTCAGTTATCTTGCTGTCAGAGATAACGCCAACATTGAGTGGCTTACTGTTTGTTTAGCCAAAGCGGTGATAAAATGCATCTTCTGGCTCCCAAACTcaacattaattgtgtatccaTAGTTCTTTGACTTTAACTTGACATAGCAAGGAAAAGCTCAGGTTTGAATAATATCCTCGGTGGTTAGATCAGTTTGCCAGCATGTAATATACAGTCCTGTTAATTCTAAATGAAACACAGCCACTATTATTGTGTTTAGTTGCTCGTGTGTTTGACAGATTATGTGTTCACTTTGAGAAATAACGAATAAAATATGAAAGCTGGCTTACCATCACTACACTTATAATGACACAGCCCGTCATCGCCACCAAACAAGTCCAGTGCTGCGTTCAGGTACGTGTCAATCTTGTGTATTCCGTTACGGATTGTTTTCAGAGTCATCCTCCAGTCGGGAGTCTCTGGCTCTTGTTTGCACGCGGACACACCTGGGAGACATCCACAATAGTACAAGCTCAACAGAACAACACAGATGTGGCTGCGGTGATGCATCGTCCGCTTCAAGGCTGGTTTATTCCTCGAAACGTTGTCTTGATAACATCTTAAGTTTCACTTCTGgttgttttaaattattacagGCACCTGGCGGGTAAGAGCCCACCTGCCGCAGCTGTGGATCTCTTTTCCGGGATTGACGCTGTCACGTGACTACTGATAAACCAATGAAGATGATGTCACAAGTCGCCACGTCAGTAGAAGAGAAACACGTGtctaatatttttatttatttttataccgGCGATTTCGATGGTATtaactgcattttaaatgtatttagcGGTTTTAACGAATCTAATAGTCAGAACAGCAACATTTGTAGTTTATTCAGTTCGACGTAGCTGCATGTTAAATGAGTTTTACAATGTTCTTTCCACTACAGGGTTATATTTATGTTAAGTTCTGTACGTTCACCAAGAGTGAAACATTTATCTTGttatgcgtttgtgtgtgtattctctGAAATGCACTTTCAAATTAGCCCATATCTCTTGATTTCTCTTTGATATTTCTGAGTCTTCTCTAGCTTATTTAATGGATGTAAATTCCACTGTTTTATAAGTTTGTGTTGGGATGGTGCAAATACTTTTAGtacatgtttaatatgtttctctTGTGTTGGTCTTTCACAAGACTATAGAAGTGTAAGAATTAGGCTTCATTAAATTACTACAGGTGACATACATAAAGAGGTCACGAGTATATtctccctatatatatatatatatatatatatatacacacacacacgatacgtCACATGTACGTTTGTTATATTCCACCACTGTCAGATGTCTCATTACTCAAAAGAAAGTCTGTTTTACCTCCAATAGCAGCAGACATCTCAGAACTGACTAAACGTTGGCAAATAAACTGCACAATCTGCATGGCTATACTACTAGATGCAAGTGAAAGTGTGTCTATTTTTGAACTTTTGGGGAATTGGCCATTTGAATCAGAGACACATGTAAATTCAGTCAATGGTattaattttactttatttaaatgattaggCGAGCATTGAAGAAAATCTGTTTCTTCtataatttcttaaattactgcatacatttcaaacattcaaaaatgaaaatgtacaacCATTTATGAATAACAGTTTCCACGTCCGTCCGAGTTCAGTCCAAACCAACTTCACATTTTGAAGATGCCGACATAAAATCTTCTCTAGTAGCAAAATCACGGGTATCTCTTTATGATCCATTGACCTACCTCCACACTCGGGGTTGAGCGGGAAGCTAGAAGTAGCACTGCGTTCTTTTCTTTATGTGTTCTTCACAAAATGAATTTGACTGGAGGACAGCACCTCCAAACAAACCTAAAAAGTCTctcatattatatttatgtcAAGCAGATGATGCCAAAAGCTGTTTGTTGATCTTAAAACAGTGATTTGTTTGGGTTCTCACGACTCAAAGCACATGCCTTTACAATCAAGTGTCCTTGTCCATCTTGTTTCCAGAAAAATACGAGAAAaacagtgaaaaagaaaaaacaggtcTGGGGCTTTCTACAGCGAGTGTAGATTGCTAACAAGGCGGTTCCTGGGGTCaggctggagagagggaggtggcTGGGGGGAGGTTATGAGGAGAGGGACATTTTAAACTTCAACAATAGAGCTAAATAATTTCAGTAAGTTTTTGCTTCTAGTGTAAAGActctttcttaaaaaaaacatgaacatacacatctattaatttacatttacacgATCTAAAAGCATCCAACTCATCCTCCTCTGAATAGCTTATTTAGTCTGTCCAGCTCCCTGCAGTTGTCCATGGTCATAAGTTCTGCCTTCTTGCGCATCCTGTCGTCCCTGTATACCTTCGCAGCATACAGCAGGTCCGTTTCTGGATGAGACAAGCAGGAAAACGCTAGTAATTAATTGTTCTTTATAAAAATAGTAGTCCagtaaacaaaaaagtgcaaagCAGAGACTACTATTGAATTCACGAAGCTAGCTCTGATGGTGTATTATAAAACATGATtactcacttgtctgtctctccttccaACAGTTATTTCTAACATTAGATACATAATCGTCCTCCACACTTTTCTCAATCTGATGCAGCGCAGAGCCCTTAAACTCCGACTTGAAATCTCTAGCGACGTAGTAGTCGACATGCAGGTTTTCTGTCTGCCGTTTTATGGTCTGACCCGTGGacctggaggagatggaggaaatACAAGTTGTTGTGAAAACACTGAAATGCATTTGTTCCCCACATATGTTGCACCCTGAAGATGTTTTATAAGGATCAGTTTTGCTGTGACACCAGGATGAGCGGCATGTGTCAACTTTTCATAGTACATGTTAAAAAGGCATGAAGATGGATACTTTCTAGTTTCCTATGTTATGACATTACATGTTCTACTGATGGAAAGTGAATTTGACAGTTGTTATTAGCGGCCTCAGcaatgaaaaaaggaaaatgtttgtgagcgtgtgtgcgtatACGTACGGTCTAGAGTAGAGGCTGTAGGGTGGAGGGGAAACCATCATCTGGCTCAGTATCGACACTAAAATCAGGACCACGATGGGCATCAGCTGGATAAACATTGAGAAACCACCCTGGAGAAAAACACTGTTCAATGAGTACTCCATTTTACACACACCAtttcaaataataatgtaaatgtgcaaataaattgtttaatactttttttataaaagaaaaaaaataaatatatatatatatatttatatatatatatatatatatatatatatatatatatatattgtacaacaTCTCAACCAATGTACATACATCTCCCCTTTCTTCTGTTCTCTCTTGTCGGTTGTCCGTCTGATTGCTATGGCTTGTTCTGCTGTTGGTGAAGGTGTGTGCACTTGCTGTAGATACAAATATTATGACTGCGGTCAGACACAAAGAAGGTGGACTATGTCACCAATTACACCTACTCACAAAGATTCAGTATTCACAACCATGTTCAGGCTGTTCTACGTTGAGGTTCAAGGtttaatttattgttattgtgcaACAGGCTCGCACAACAAAATGTAGTTGTAGTCCCATTTCGCTACATAAgaaaagcaccaaaaaaaaagcaaaagtaatatatggaggaagaggagaaaagggtACACAAGTCACTATTCACCAACACACCAAAGTAACATGGTTATATTTCTCACTTAAACACTACATCTAAATCAAAAGATAAAATTATTGACAACTGACataacaataaaatgtaaatacactTTGATAAAACACTAACTCAATATAAGTGGGACATTAATAATTGTATTGGCTCACTTACAGGAAGGGAAGCCACCTccaaaaaacatgttgaagAGGTCTTCAGGAGTGATGTCGGCCTCGAAGCCCCTGTGGAAGTCaaagcctcctcctccgcctcctccatgCGAGTGACCCGGGCTGCTCGGCTCCTCTCCTCCAGTGAGGTCATACTGACGTCTTTTGTCTGGGTTGCTCAGCACTGCATATGCATTACCAATCTCTGGAGGAAGACCCAATTCATGTATCAAGAAGGGGAAGAAATCATGGCCAACTGTTTTTTCTAagttcatatacagtatatacatacatacatatataaaaacacacacacacacttacataaaAATGCAATGCATAGATATTCAACGTTTACATGACATGCATTATTTTACATCACATGCAAGCTACATTTGAAATAGATCAGCAAATAGcaattatttacttttaaaggCCTCTGTTGCTCCAGGTGCATGATTTTTGTCTGGATGGAACTTGAGCGCTAGTTTCCTGTAGGCTTTCTTTAGGTCATCTTCATTGACTTCTTTAGTGAGACCCAGCACTTCATAGTAGTCCTTACACCGCTTAATTCTGAAAGAAAGGGACAGAAGTGGAGCAGCTGAACACCATTCAGTGGATCTTTTGGACACTCCAACAGAAAGGCAGATAAAGAAAATGTTACGTTCGCAAGCTTCACTTTAGTGGTATATCTTCTTTACCTTTCACCATATGAATGtcaacatgtatgtatgtgtatatatatatatatataatatatatatatatatatatatatatatatatatatatatatatatatatatacacacttttgTGAATATATCAGCATACACACTGGCCTATGGTTGAAATCAATGTGACAAAatgaatatcaatatttttCAAATATCAATATGAATTGCAAAAAAGCAAATGTATGAAAATTCACATATTGTATAATTAAACTGATGTTCAATTATTCCACTACATCAGACATTACTCTTCaaatatcaaaaataaatacaataagtTATTTTGTTAGTTTATGATTACAATTAGctgtaaaacagaaaacagaattTGAATAAACGTTAATGATATGATCAAATAATCATGATACGTCCATTCTACCCGCCACTGAATCATGACTGGAGTAAGATTACTAATCAAGTCACACGGGAGACATTTTTTATGTAAACTGGTGTTATTTTAAGATATGATGCAATTTATAACTCACTGAAGCCTCCCCAAAGGATTTAGTATAAAAACATGAGGGAATAGAATGATTACATATGTTAAAGTGCAATAGACTGAGAGGATTACATAATGACCGGCAGCATGTTTATCCTCTAAATGCACTCAAGTTGCTTTTTTTCTAGCTTTAGTCCTATCTCGTGGTCTAAGATTCTAGCCTTTTGTGGTGACCTGGTATCCATTTCACACCGCTAAACGTCTCTCACTTTATCCCCTCACGTCCAAGACAAAGTTCCCATGACAATTAGCGTTGTGTGCACAACACTGCAGTCAGAGACTACAGTGTCCTCCTGCAGCCGCAGATGAAAGGGCTAATCAAGTATGATGGAAACAGTACTGCTGTCACTGGATCAATTGTAGGAAATCATTAAAATACGAGTAGGACTGATTAGAGTACCAATTAGTGTACAATGAAATACAGTGTGAAAGGGAAGACCCAGGGAATCCTCAAGTTCTCACCTTTGCACACCTTCAACCTGATCTTTGTTGAAGCCTTTCGAAGACTCTCCAGACTCTTGGCCTGCCCCGCCTGGCTGTGCACCGGTGCTTTCTGCTTGTCTCCTACGATATGCACCGTTACCCGCTGAGCTCCCATTCTTTGTTAATGCGTCCAACAAAGCTAAAGGAGAAGAAGCGGCGTAGGGTtaataaattacaaattacgAGTGTCCAAGTATTTCAGATTTGTTTTCAAGATTCAATACAAAGTTGTACATTATAATCAAATATTATTTACTGCACAGCTTTACTCAGACACAACAAAACTACATTTGGTACGGTACAAGGAGGCCAAAGTACATCAAAACTCAGAGGAAGAGTCATACTAAAACTCAACATTGTGGAAAAGTTCCAGGCACCTATTGGGTGCAGTGAACAAAGAGCATGATGATTTTCAGTGGGCCAGCTTTTACATACTGCAGCAACTGAAGCCAAAGGAAAATCTTGCAAAGAGGTGATTCTTTTTGTAcacataaaacatttgatttaatcttGTTTAATTAGTACCATGTTATGTTTTGTAGAGACATGATTGTGCATTATCAGCATGTGTTGCAACATGACAGGACAATGCAAGACAGGTTTGGATGAAACCTGGCATTCCAGTGGCATGGCAGCAGCTCATTTATAACAAGATTAAATCCCCACAGTGGTCTGTGGTGCAAAGTCAAGTAAAGATGCCCACatcaaaaggaaataaatgcatACATTCCCAACAACCACCTCCACCTGACCATAACCAAGTGGTCAATGATCAATACAATTACTGTTAAATATTTACTACACTATAATTCTTTGACAGGACCAGGTTGACAGTAACAAGTATAATCTAAATTACTTCAACCCAAAGGACCTTTGAAAAGACACAGATGATTGTATTAATACTAAATATGCCCACTGTGTAGTGATGAGACTTTCAATTCATAAAGAATACAAACTTGAAATGTGCCCGCTTTATTGTATTCAGTGTTTCATCAGTACCTTGATTCAACTTTTGTTATCCTTAAGCCTTTATTATTACTAAGTTAGACCATTAGCAGTGTCCTTTCAGTAGTTGGGCCTTTCACACAGAATGCGACAACATCCATTATTTCCAATGGCTTGCACAGCTCCACAGCGGCTTTTGCTGCATTGAGCAAAGCATGAGCGCTGACTGCATGCAGCGCAAACCACGTCCTGAGTGAAAGGCACTTAAGGGTCAAGTTTGCCATCCATGAAGAAAATATGGTCAGTGATACAAAAATATACTCAAATACAGGACAGCAACAGTAGGACAGACTAATCATCTCTCTCAAATGCATTTATCTGTTCTAATCTTCCTTATTATTCATCATTATGCAGTCATGTGTAACATAACAAGGACACTAACATAATCCCTTTCCTATAGCACTCTAGACTACTTAagtcatatttactgtatttctttGCATACTATTCAGCATGCGTTTGTCATGCTGAATCGTATGTGTTTGCAACAGCAACAACCTTATTTGCCTACACCGATCAATAGTTTAATATactaatgtttaatttattaatttgacCAAATGAACTCCTCTTGGTGCCATATTGTGATATGTTATTATATTGACAGCTTGTTACAACCAACCCTTATTAATGTGAACACATTTACAGCCGACTGAAAAATGCTGTTTTGAGCCAGTTGATAACAAGCCTACTGATGCCAGATAACTGAAAGAGAGTAGGGCAAATGTGATCATAACCGTGATACAGGTACAACCCATCACATGAGGAATGCTGGTGTAAAAATGCTGTATTGGttagggaacacacacacacacacacacacacacacacacacacacacacactccctggttactcacacaaaaagacacagaagAAGCCCCTAAACAACCAGGATTGTGACCTCTAATATTGCCAGTGCCAAATGCTAGGGAACCCACAAAGCCTCTTTACTCCCCTGCTCCTTTCAATACGGACctaaatgtacatatttttcctaaataatatttatttcagcTCCAACAATAACACCCATCATCTTTGGCACATTGTCTAAAGCCTGGTCTTTACACAATCTCTTATGCACATGCTATGGTGTGCATGTGGATTGCAAAAACCCGTGGCGTTCCTTGACATCTTGCTGAAATAACACAAAACCAATGAGTGGAATTTACTTATCTTAACAGCTAATAGGTGTACACGTGGGTGCTGtaaagagtctttttttttaagcgacTGCTTTGGAAAAGCAAGTTATCTATTAGCTTCATGTGGGAGCTTGAGAAGTGTTACTGCTTAGAATTGAGGGTCCTACGATATCTACACAATATACGCAATCTTTCTCCTAGCTTTGTAATAACGTTACTTTTAATTGCCAAGTTACAATTTAAACAACTAAAGAGCTACAGGTCATCATTGTCAAAGTGTA is a genomic window containing:
- the dnajb14 gene encoding dnaJ homolog subfamily B member 14; the protein is MKMEGNRDEADKCINIATKALNAGDKEKATKYLIKAEKLYPTDRAKALLDALTKNGSSAGNGAYRRRQAESTGAQPGGAGQESGESSKGFNKDQVEGVQRIKRCKDYYEVLGLTKEVNEDDLKKAYRKLALKFHPDKNHAPGATEAFKKIGNAYAVLSNPDKRRQYDLTGGEEPSSPGHSHGGGGGGGFDFHRGFEADITPEDLFNMFFGGGFPSSSAHTFTNSRTSHSNQTDNRQERTEERGDGGFSMFIQLMPIVVLILVSILSQMMVSPPPYSLYSRPSTGQTIKRQTENLHVDYYVARDFKSEFKGSALHQIEKSVEDDYVSNVRNNCWKERQTKTDLLYAAKVYRDDRMRKKAELMTMDNCRELDRLNKLFRGG
- the pla2g12a gene encoding group XIIA secretory phospholipase A2 → MHHRSHICVVLLSLYYCGCLPGVSACKQEPETPDWRMTLKTIRNGIHKIDTYLNAALDLFGGDDGLCHYKCSDGYKPAPRPGYKNPPPNGCGSPLFGFQFDIGIPSMTKCCNQHDRCYDTCGREKHDCDEQFQDCLETICRNVQRTLGLAQSVQACESAVTLLFDAVMHMGCKPYLDSQRESCVCQYELKKEL